In Synechocystis sp. PCC 6714, the following are encoded in one genomic region:
- the psaM gene encoding photosystem I reaction center subunit XII has protein sequence MALSDTQVLAALVVALLPAFLAFRLSTELYK, from the coding sequence ATGGCATTATCCGACACCCAAGTTTTGGCGGCCCTAGTGGTTGCTCTTCTGCCTGCTTTCTTGGCTTTCCGTCTTTCCACGGAACTTTATAAGTAA
- a CDS encoding metallophosphoesterase encodes MRYKTLHLPDFFDDNKLKPRRWALLSLAIAVFVWVVIGSGLTSPNGLPQRAQASAGQRDLRIVVISDLNSAYGSTSYEPEVHQALQLIPSLQPDLVLCSGDMVAGQSPKLTNAQIQAMWNAFDQVVAQPLRRAQIPFGFTLGNHDASGALDQNRRFRFQNERDLAASYWRNPAHNPGITFLDKSDFPFYYTFTQNDVFFIVWDGSTHQIPPEKLAWVERALASTPSQNAKLRLAIGHLPLYGVAEGRNKPGEVMANGENLRALLEKYQVHTYVSGHQHAYYPGRRGSLELLHTGILGAGPRALIGQERRSPKTLTILDFTFDQPDKVKYTTYDMKDLNPVETASLPRFLLGQNGRVMRRDLRETDLTPGEQQLCMNSLGASLCKAN; translated from the coding sequence ATGCGTTACAAAACTTTACATTTACCCGACTTTTTTGATGATAACAAACTCAAGCCACGGCGGTGGGCTTTGTTGTCCCTGGCGATCGCCGTTTTTGTTTGGGTAGTCATCGGTTCCGGGTTAACTTCTCCCAATGGTTTACCGCAAAGGGCCCAAGCATCGGCGGGGCAGAGGGATCTGCGGATTGTGGTGATCAGTGACCTCAACAGCGCCTATGGTTCCACTAGCTACGAGCCAGAAGTACACCAAGCATTGCAACTCATTCCCAGTTTGCAACCGGATCTTGTTCTCTGTAGTGGGGACATGGTGGCGGGCCAGAGTCCCAAGTTGACCAATGCCCAAATCCAAGCTATGTGGAATGCCTTTGACCAGGTGGTGGCTCAGCCCCTGCGACGGGCCCAGATTCCCTTTGGTTTCACCTTGGGGAACCATGATGCTTCCGGTGCTTTGGATCAAAACCGTCGTTTTCGCTTTCAAAATGAACGGGATTTAGCGGCTAGTTATTGGCGCAATCCAGCCCATAATCCGGGCATAACTTTCCTGGATAAAAGTGATTTCCCTTTTTATTACACTTTCACTCAGAATGATGTTTTTTTCATAGTTTGGGATGGCTCCACCCACCAGATTCCCCCGGAGAAATTAGCTTGGGTGGAACGGGCCTTAGCCAGTACTCCTTCCCAAAATGCTAAGTTACGGCTGGCGATCGGTCATTTACCCCTCTATGGTGTGGCGGAAGGTCGCAACAAACCGGGGGAAGTGATGGCCAATGGGGAAAATTTGCGGGCTTTGTTGGAAAAATACCAAGTCCATACCTATGTCAGCGGCCATCAACACGCCTATTATCCTGGCCGTCGAGGAAGTTTAGAATTGCTGCACACTGGCATTTTGGGAGCTGGCCCCAGAGCTCTAATTGGCCAAGAACGGCGATCGCCCAAGACATTGACCATATTGGATTTTACCTTTGACCAGCCGGATAAGGTGAAATATACTACCTATGATATGAAGGATTTGAATCCTGTGGAAACAGCATCCCTGCCCCGTTTTCTTTTGGGCCAGAATGGCCGGGTGATGCGTCGGGATCTCAGGGAAACGGATTTAACCCCGGGGGAACAGCAACTCTGTATGAATAGTTTAGGGGCGTCCCTTTGCAAGGCAAACTGA
- a CDS encoding chorismate lyase, which translates to MNLSPAVSPSLAWHSLDLLWQGDQHDVRRGLPHSILPPPWQILILGDGSPTRHLQLLTGEKTEVDVVDMSLVEPRQEGAPPQINTVPSPHLRRQVWLRTQSGQRLAYAVSWWDASHVDEYLQNRNLPIWDSLSRLHTELYRDIQGIYCGHSNALGKAFQQEGPFWGRHYLFWHDRKPLTLIYEVFSPYLSRYLGKLPKPRF; encoded by the coding sequence TTGAACCTTTCTCCAGCCGTTTCCCCTTCCCTTGCTTGGCATTCACTGGATTTATTATGGCAAGGGGATCAACATGACGTTAGGCGTGGTTTGCCCCACAGCATTCTCCCCCCTCCCTGGCAAATTCTTATCCTTGGGGATGGTTCCCCCACCCGCCATTTACAACTGCTCACTGGGGAAAAGACAGAAGTGGACGTGGTGGACATGTCTTTGGTGGAACCCAGGCAAGAAGGGGCGCCCCCCCAAATTAACACCGTGCCCAGTCCCCATTTAAGGCGCCAGGTATGGCTGAGAACCCAATCGGGGCAAAGATTAGCCTATGCCGTTTCCTGGTGGGATGCCAGCCATGTGGACGAATATCTGCAAAACCGCAATTTACCCATCTGGGATAGCCTATCTCGTTTGCACACGGAACTGTACCGGGACATCCAGGGAATTTATTGTGGCCATAGCAACGCGCTGGGCAAAGCCTTCCAGCAAGAAGGGCCTTTTTGGGGTCGCCATTACCTTTTTTGGCATGACCGGAAACCCCTTACCCTAATTTATGAGGTTTTTTCCCCCTATCTGTCCCGCTACCTGGGTAAATTGCCCAAACCACGATTTTAG
- a CDS encoding DUF565 domain-containing protein — MQRTRLNTIVEVRGQQLSQFFSNPWRRISLSLLAFLFGFFVGTAVATTAGQNAQWDVVCAAFVLLFCEFINRWFYRRGGKMGELRADILNIFKMGVSYSLFLEAFKLGS; from the coding sequence ATGCAGCGCACCCGATTAAATACCATTGTTGAAGTCCGCGGCCAGCAACTTTCCCAATTTTTTAGTAATCCCTGGCGGCGCATTTCCCTCAGTTTATTAGCCTTTTTATTCGGCTTTTTTGTTGGGACAGCCGTGGCCACTACCGCTGGTCAAAATGCCCAATGGGACGTCGTTTGTGCCGCCTTTGTTCTGCTTTTTTGTGAATTTATAAACCGCTGGTTTTATCGCCGGGGAGGCAAAATGGGGGAATTACGGGCTGATATATTAAATATTTTTAAAATGGGAGTTTCCTACAGTCTATTTCTGGAAGCTTTCAAACTAGGTTCTTAA
- a CDS encoding ROK family protein: protein MSSPSPTHREVIGIDVGGSSIKFGRFLANGDCIESLVLPTPQPALPKAVYAQLAHGIDLLKNPACVAIGVGMPGPADATGRIAQLAINLPQWHDIPLADWLEDHGQLPTVLENDANCAGLGEAWLGAGRDYRNFILLTLGTGVGGAVFLNGKLFTGPHGAGGELGLISIETEGYPCNSGNRGSLEQHASAQTLRRELNLTGLELAELAEKGDAEAIAYWERFGQRLGMGIANLIYVLTPEAVIIGGGLSASANYFFPSMTSEIEERVLFPSRRGLKLLVAQLGNRAGMIGAARLAWQKLVYRTDGV, encoded by the coding sequence ATGAGTTCCCCTTCCCCCACCCACCGTGAAGTCATCGGCATTGACGTTGGCGGCTCCTCTATTAAGTTTGGCCGTTTTTTGGCTAATGGAGATTGCATCGAATCTTTGGTTTTACCCACACCTCAACCGGCTTTGCCCAAAGCAGTGTATGCCCAACTAGCCCACGGCATTGACCTGTTAAAAAATCCTGCCTGTGTGGCGATCGGAGTGGGGATGCCAGGGCCAGCAGATGCAACGGGTAGAATTGCCCAGTTGGCCATCAATTTGCCCCAATGGCATGATATTCCCCTGGCAGATTGGCTGGAAGACCATGGACAGTTACCGACGGTGTTGGAGAATGATGCTAATTGTGCTGGCCTAGGTGAAGCTTGGCTGGGGGCAGGGCGGGATTACCGTAATTTTATTTTGCTTACCCTTGGCACTGGTGTGGGGGGGGCAGTGTTTTTAAACGGTAAATTATTCACTGGGCCCCACGGCGCTGGAGGGGAATTGGGCTTAATTTCCATCGAAACGGAGGGCTACCCCTGTAACAGTGGTAACCGGGGTTCTCTGGAACAACACGCTTCGGCCCAAACTCTGCGGCGGGAACTGAATCTGACCGGATTGGAACTAGCCGAACTGGCGGAAAAAGGAGATGCGGAGGCGATCGCCTATTGGGAGAGGTTTGGCCAGCGGTTGGGCATGGGCATTGCTAACTTGATCTATGTACTAACCCCAGAGGCGGTGATCATCGGGGGAGGGTTAAGCGCCAGTGCTAACTACTTTTTCCCCTCTATGACTTCGGAGATTGAAGAAAGGGTACTGTTCCCTTCCCGGCGCGGTCTTAAACTTCTAGTGGCCCAGTTGGGCAATCGAGCTGGCATGATCGGTGCGGCTCGCCTAGCCTGGCAAAAGTTGGTGTACCGCACTGATGGAGTTTGA
- the lpxC gene encoding UDP-3-O-acyl-N-acetylglucosamine deacetylase: MGHTLKAPLTVQGVGLHSGVETTVTLCPVAAGKGRYFQRVDLPGKPIIPADLTWVREAMLSTELGETGATVRTVEHLLATLVALQIDDLRIEINGPEVPLLDGSALTWLTAIAKVGTKQRSKKQQDQPMVIKAPLTCQLEDAFVAAFPCENIRFSYGVDYPYLPIGKQWYTWEPDEENFASAIAPARTFGFADQIEKLRQAGLIKGGSLDNALVCDKEKWLNPPLRFPDEPVRHKLLDLLGDLSLLGKIPQAHFVAYKASHKLHTQLAQKIAETYGQEHFGKDILDDR; this comes from the coding sequence ATGGGACATACCCTCAAAGCCCCCTTGACGGTCCAGGGAGTTGGACTACATTCCGGTGTGGAAACTACCGTTACCCTTTGTCCAGTGGCGGCGGGGAAGGGTCGCTATTTCCAGCGGGTGGACTTGCCGGGAAAACCAATCATTCCGGCGGATTTGACCTGGGTGCGGGAAGCCATGCTCTCCACTGAGTTGGGGGAAACGGGGGCTACAGTCAGAACAGTAGAACATCTGTTGGCAACCCTTGTAGCTTTGCAAATCGACGATTTACGCATTGAGATTAATGGCCCGGAAGTGCCTCTGCTGGACGGTTCTGCCCTCACTTGGTTAACGGCGATCGCCAAGGTGGGGACTAAACAGCGGTCCAAGAAACAGCAAGACCAACCTATGGTGATTAAGGCTCCTTTGACCTGCCAACTAGAGGATGCCTTTGTGGCCGCCTTCCCCTGTGAAAACATCCGCTTCAGCTACGGCGTAGACTATCCCTATCTGCCCATTGGTAAGCAGTGGTACACCTGGGAACCGGACGAAGAAAATTTTGCCTCGGCGATCGCCCCAGCCCGGACTTTCGGCTTTGCGGATCAGATTGAAAAGTTGCGACAGGCAGGACTGATTAAAGGGGGCAGTTTGGACAATGCCTTGGTGTGTGACAAGGAAAAATGGCTCAATCCACCCCTGCGTTTCCCCGATGAGCCGGTGCGTCATAAGTTGTTGGATTTGCTGGGGGATTTAAGTCTCTTGGGAAAAATTCCCCAAGCCCATTTTGTTGCCTACAAGGCTAGTCATAAACTCCATACCCAATTAGCCCAAAAGATTGCCGAAACCTATGGCCAAGAACATTTTGGCAAGGATATTCTGGATGACCGTTGA
- a CDS encoding NYN domain-containing protein, translating to MKPPNYNALLLVDGYNIIGQWHYLKQTRERFGLEMARQTLIDELISYSSHQGYQTQVVFDAQYQQSPASQEHPSPHLSIHYTAWLQTADTFIEKRCAHYCRHSYEYPGRVIVATSDRAQQLTVVGYGAEWMSAHLLAQEVDQSRSQMRQQAKHHGKKSQRRSPKGKPLGEKQRGWVSKLDPSVREKLSQWRHGSD from the coding sequence ATGAAACCCCCCAATTACAACGCGCTGCTACTAGTAGATGGCTACAACATCATTGGCCAATGGCATTACCTTAAGCAGACCCGCGAACGCTTTGGCTTAGAGATGGCCCGCCAAACCCTAATTGACGAACTAATCAGTTACAGTAGTCACCAAGGGTACCAAACCCAAGTGGTTTTCGATGCTCAGTATCAACAGAGCCCTGCTAGTCAGGAGCACCCCAGCCCCCACCTTTCCATTCACTACACCGCTTGGCTCCAGACCGCCGACACATTTATTGAAAAGCGTTGCGCCCATTATTGTCGCCACAGTTACGAATATCCAGGGCGAGTGATCGTGGCCACCTCCGACCGGGCCCAGCAATTGACCGTGGTGGGTTACGGTGCCGAATGGATGTCAGCCCATCTCCTCGCCCAAGAGGTGGACCAGAGTCGGTCCCAAATGCGTCAACAGGCCAAACATCACGGCAAAAAGAGCCAACGGCGATCGCCAAAGGGCAAACCGTTGGGGGAAAAACAGCGGGGTTGGGTCAGCAAATTAGACCCATCGGTGCGGGAAAAACTCAGTCAATGGCGTCACGGTTCGGATTAG
- a CDS encoding sterol desaturase family protein: protein MASLISFWLFFAFSLLQSKQRMFLASKPWQDWLLDGAGLAMQGAIIPLLQFLLVINFYSLIFPHWHHGWSLSNGGGFLFGFIVVDYIYYWVHRALHSEFLFPIHQVHHTISQMDLVSCARNTLWSSLFLPYVWLNSLIIYFLEDPRGYIFALSCTYLLDLWRHSSLTINRNCWLHLCLSSWLVLPQDHNLHHQQAGGRNFGANLKLWDKLHGTYLEDILPQTMNQFNDLQPMGIKLSLTLWQQLFWPFARNTVNFPAGWHNDVRAKHGSQSR from the coding sequence ATGGCGTCACTAATCAGTTTTTGGTTATTTTTTGCCTTCAGTTTACTGCAATCTAAACAAAGAATGTTTTTGGCTAGTAAGCCTTGGCAAGATTGGTTGTTAGACGGTGCAGGTTTAGCTATGCAAGGTGCCATAATTCCCCTTCTGCAATTCTTATTGGTGATTAATTTTTACTCTCTTATTTTTCCCCACTGGCATCACGGCTGGAGCTTATCCAATGGGGGAGGATTTTTATTCGGGTTTATTGTGGTTGATTATATTTACTATTGGGTTCATCGAGCACTACATAGCGAATTTTTATTTCCTATTCATCAAGTCCATCACACCATTAGTCAGATGGATTTGGTCAGCTGTGCCCGGAACACCCTTTGGTCTAGTTTGTTTTTGCCTTATGTTTGGCTAAATAGCCTAATAATTTATTTTTTAGAGGATCCTAGAGGCTACATTTTTGCCCTTAGTTGCACCTATTTACTAGATTTGTGGCGCCATAGCTCTTTAACCATTAATAGAAATTGTTGGTTACACCTTTGCCTCAGTAGCTGGCTAGTTTTACCCCAGGATCATAACCTACATCATCAACAAGCTGGGGGGAGAAATTTTGGTGCTAACTTAAAACTTTGGGATAAACTCCATGGCACCTATTTGGAAGACATATTGCCCCAAACAATGAATCAATTCAATGATTTACAACCTATGGGTATTAAACTTAGTCTAACTTTGTGGCAACAGCTTTTTTGGCCCTTTGCCAGGAACACAGTAAATTTCCCAGCGGGATGGCACAATGATGTACGTGCCAAGCACGGGTCCCAAAGTCGTTAA
- a CDS encoding YlqD family protein, translating to MDDTNNTLLLKRPVALKVIVTPRWKEEMQQQLQAQVGQMDNQVQQLDAQSQRAIAEIKKQSLVPLPPSVSQQIENIQMQVNQQKSEILEQKNQALQQMQQVQLLELNQEVIQGQMESFFRIQKGDNLVRKMGVELVLRDGVVEEIRGEL from the coding sequence ATGGACGATACTAACAACACATTACTGCTCAAGCGTCCCGTGGCCCTGAAGGTGATTGTCACTCCCCGTTGGAAAGAGGAGATGCAACAACAACTCCAAGCCCAGGTGGGCCAGATGGATAACCAAGTGCAACAGCTTGATGCCCAAAGTCAACGGGCGATCGCCGAAATTAAAAAACAAAGCCTGGTACCCCTACCCCCCAGTGTCAGCCAGCAAATTGAAAACATTCAAATGCAGGTCAACCAACAAAAGAGCGAAATTCTGGAGCAGAAAAACCAAGCCCTACAACAAATGCAACAGGTGCAGTTATTGGAACTAAACCAGGAAGTCATCCAAGGGCAGATGGAAAGCTTTTTCCGTATCCAAAAGGGGGACAACCTCGTCAGGAAAATGGGAGTGGAATTGGTGCTACGGGATGGGGTGGTGGAGGAAATCCGGGGCGAACTGTAG
- a CDS encoding NnrU family protein codes for MYCLLTVIFNYFGDRRFTISPLAPVYFSMVFALCPALSLLNSLVLLDISSPWPWLTPSHGIIAGYLLLFAVVHSGLAALRPWGEGKIGARGYRVMFALVSIPLATGLIIYFFNHRYDGLQLWQVQGVAGVKPLVWTLSALSFFFLFPATFNLLEIAAIQKPEIHLYETGIIRICRHPQMVGQIIWCIAHTLWLGTTFTMVTSLGLIAHHCFAVWHGDRRWQNKYGDAFLAVKQRTSIVPFLAIWEGRQTLVWQEFIKPAYVGIIGFIALLWWGHPWLMVMTSRVNW; via the coding sequence ATGTATTGTTTATTAACTGTCATCTTTAACTATTTTGGCGATCGCCGTTTCACCATTTCGCCTTTGGCCCCAGTGTATTTTTCCATGGTTTTTGCCCTCTGCCCTGCGTTAAGTCTATTAAATTCTTTAGTTTTGTTAGATATTTCCTCCCCTTGGCCCTGGTTGACCCCCAGCCATGGCATTATCGCTGGCTATCTTCTGCTATTCGCTGTGGTGCATAGTGGATTAGCGGCCCTGCGGCCCTGGGGGGAAGGGAAAATTGGCGCTAGGGGTTATCGGGTTATGTTTGCCTTGGTGAGTATTCCTTTGGCAACGGGGTTAATTATTTATTTTTTCAACCATCGCTACGACGGACTACAACTATGGCAGGTGCAAGGGGTGGCCGGAGTTAAACCCCTGGTGTGGACTCTATCGGCCCTATCCTTTTTTTTCCTTTTTCCCGCCACCTTTAACCTGCTAGAAATTGCCGCCATCCAAAAACCGGAAATTCATCTTTATGAAACGGGTATTATCCGTATTTGTCGCCATCCCCAAATGGTCGGTCAAATAATTTGGTGCATTGCCCACACCCTCTGGTTAGGTACCACCTTTACTATGGTTACTAGCTTAGGATTAATTGCCCACCATTGCTTTGCAGTCTGGCATGGCGATCGCCGTTGGCAAAACAAGTATGGCGACGCTTTTTTAGCAGTGAAACAAAGGACTTCCATCGTTCCCTTTCTGGCCATCTGGGAGGGAAGACAGACCCTGGTGTGGCAAGAATTCATCAAACCAGCCTATGTGGGGATAATCGGCTTCATTGCTCTACTGTGGTGGGGCCATCCCTGGTTAATGGTGATGACCTCCAGAGTTAATTGGTAG
- a CDS encoding DUF2062 domain-containing protein: MVNLTPPRKASHWRLWQRQLRYLYVKLLRLQSTPHALARGLAVGSFAGMFPFFGLQTAIALVLAIPLRGNKIVAAGATWISNPFTYVPIYWFNYRLGLLLLQREGIPFSELDWQSAELLKYGGDAAIALLLGSLVAGVVVGLGAYIFGVRSFTWLSLRKQKSRIPRR; this comes from the coding sequence TTGGTTAACTTGACTCCTCCCCGTAAGGCCAGCCACTGGCGCCTGTGGCAAAGACAACTCCGCTATTTGTACGTCAAGTTACTACGGCTACAAAGTACTCCCCATGCCTTGGCCCGGGGCCTAGCGGTGGGCTCCTTTGCGGGGATGTTTCCCTTTTTTGGTTTGCAAACGGCGATCGCCTTGGTGTTGGCTATTCCCCTGCGGGGCAATAAAATTGTGGCGGCCGGTGCCACTTGGATTAGCAATCCTTTTACCTATGTGCCCATCTATTGGTTTAACTACCGCCTAGGGCTTTTACTGTTGCAACGGGAAGGTATTCCCTTTAGTGAGTTGGACTGGCAGTCGGCGGAATTATTGAAATATGGTGGGGATGCGGCGATCGCCCTGTTGCTGGGTTCTCTGGTAGCCGGGGTTGTGGTGGGATTAGGCGCCTATATTTTTGGTGTAAGAAGTTTCACCTGGTTATCATTGAGGAAACAGAAATCGAGAATTCCCAGAAGATAG